GCCCGCCGTTCTCTCCGTAGATCTGGGAGGAGCCGAACGCGCGGGGGACGTGGAAGTCCTGGGCCCAGTAGAAGTAGCGGTTGATTTCGATGGCGAGGACCACCGCGCTCGCGCCGGGGAGGGCGGTTTCGAGATCGGTCGTCGCGGAGACGGCGACGCTCCGGCCCAGCCGCTCCGCCACCGCCTCCGCGTACACCCGCGTGCGGGGCAGTTCCGACGGGTCGATGTCGACGAGGACCAGGCTCAGGTCACGGTCACACAGGGGATCGCTGAGGAGGACGTCACGGATCGAGGCCGGGCCGAACTCGCGGCTGCCCGCCCCGACGAGGACGATCCTGAGCGGGTCGTTCATGGCGAGGTCCGCGAGGGCGCGGAAGTCTCCGAGGACGCGGGGGAGGTGTCCGCGTGCGCGATCCGCACCGTGATGGCCCCCGCCGCAAGAGACACGACGATCAGGAGCGCGCCCGCGCCGGCCCGGCCCGTGAGCACGTATCCGATGCCGAGCAGGCTCGCGTAGACGAAGAGCGCGCCGAGCAGGAAGCCCGGCCACATGCGGCTCGCCGGCGGGTCGGTGGAGCGGACGCCGGTGCGCTCCGCCACGCGGCGCCACCAGCCGCCGGGGTGTACCCGCCGGTAGAAGCGGTCCAGCACTTCGTCCGACTCGGGCCGGGTGACGAGCACGACGGCGAGCCAGAGCGCGGTGCAGGCGACGAGGATGACGACCGCCCGAATGAGGTCCATCTCCGGCGCGTAGAAGCCGTCCGCGGCCCGGATCGCCGCGGCGGGCAGCACGGGATCGAGCGCGCCCACCAGTACGCGCCCGTTGGCCAGGAGCACCGAGCCGGCCATGGCCGCGATCTCGGCCCACGCGTTCACCCGCCACCAGTACCAGCGCAGGAGCCAGACGAGCGCGACCCCCGCCGTGAGTTCGATGATGTAGATCCACCCCCGCTGGATCGAATCCATCTGCCAGGCCACGCCCGCGGCGACCACCGCGAGCAGCACGACCATGATCCGCGACGCCGCGACGTAGTGCCGCTCGGAGCGGTCCTTCCTCAGAAAACGGCGGTAGATGTCGTTCACCATGTACGACGCCCCCCAGCACAGGTGCGTGTCCATCGTGCTCATGAACGCGGCCAGGAAGGTGGCGACCATCAGCCCCCTGAGCCCGGCCGGCATGAGTTCCCGGATCATCATGGGATAGGCGAGTTCGGGGTCGGCGGCGAGCGCCGGATCCATGGCCGTCGGCGGAAAGACGAGGAGCGACCCGAGTCCCACCACGATCCAGGGCCAGGTGAGGAGCACGGTGCCCGCGAAGGCGAACCACAGCGAGGCCTTCACGGCCTGCCGCTCGTCCCGCGTCGCGAACAGGCGCTGGGCCACGTAGCCGTCGCCCTGCCCGCTCCTCAGCCACAGGATGCCGATGAGGCACAGGAAGGAGACGATCTCGAGCGAGGACGCGGTCCCGGCGGACGGCACGAGATCGAGGGCGCCGGGTGGGGCCTCCGGGACGGCGCGCACGGCGTCCGCCATCGCCGCCGGACCGCCGAAGCGCGTGAGTACGATCCCCGCCAGGGTGATCGCCCCGAGCATGCCGGCGACGAACTGGAGCAGATCGGTGACCACGACGCCCCAGAGTCCCGACGCGACCGTGTAGGCCAGCGCGAGTCCGACGCACACGGCCAGGGTCACCGCGGGGTCCCAGCCGAGGAGCACGCGGCTGAACTTCACCATCGCCAGCATGACCCAGCCCATGACGACGGCGTTCTTGAGGAGGCCCTGGTAGACGGCGGAGAAGCCCCGCAGCGCCCGGGCCGGCGCCCCGCCGTAGCGGATCTCGATGACCTCGGCGTCCGTGAGGACGCCCGCGCGCCGCCACAGACGCGCGTAGAAGAAGGTCAGCATGAGGATCCCGGCCGCCTCGTACCACCAGAGCCAGTTGCCGTACACGCCCTGCCGGCGCACGAGAGCGGCCGTCGCGAGCGGGGCGTCCGTCGCGAACCACGTGGCCGCGATGGACGTGCCCGCGAGCCACCAGGGGAGCGAGCGCCCCGCGATGAAGTAGTCCTCGACGCTGCCGCCCGCCCGCCGGGCGAACCCGAACCCGATGGCGAGGACGATCGCGCCGTACACGCAGACGACGACCCAGTCGAGCGTGGTCAGCGCCATGAAATGACGTTGGAGAGGATGCGGTAGGCGCCCGGCACTCCGTAGGGCAGTTGCCGGTGGAGGGCGAGCGCGAGATAGGTGAAGCGTCCCTCGCCCACCGGAGCGGTGAGCCAGACGCCCTCCTGCGGCGCCTGGCCGGTGTCGTGCGTCTCCACCAGCGGCGTGTACGCCGAATCCCACTCGGTGAAGAACTTGGAGCCGCGCTGCTCGATCCACCCGTCGAAATCGGCTTCGGTGAGGCGGTTGGGCGCGGTCATCAGGGGGTGGTCGGGCCGGAGCAGGCGGACGGGCGCGTCCTCCTCCGACACTTCTTCCGCTCCCCGCGGGAGGGAAGCCGGATACGGCGCCATCTCCGACGGCACGTACTCCTGCGTCTGGTAGAGGACGATGAGGTGCCCGCCCCGGCGGGCGTAATCCAGGAGACGCCGGTTGTGTTCGACGAGGTCCTCGCGCACCGCGTAGGCGCGGGTGCCGACGACGATCGCCTGGAACCCCGGTTCTTCGCTGGAATCTGCGCCAGCGGCCGCATCCAGCTCCGCGAGGGCGGCTTCGTCCAGCAGTTCGACCGTGGCGCCGAGCGCCTCGATCCCGGCCGGCACTTCATCGCCGACGCCCATCACGTAGCCGACCCGCACGCCGTCCAGATCGGTGACGGGAACCGACCGAACCGGCATGCGGGCGGGGCGCCAGAGCCGCGCGAGCGGCAGGTCCCGATGCTCGATGGTCCGGTATCCCCGGCGGTAGTCGACTCCCCGCGCACGGGCCACAGCCGTGACCTCCGCCTCGCCTCGCCATCCGGCCGGAGGCGCGATCACGAACGCCGCGTCCATGACCTCGCCCGGACTGCTGAAGTCGTGCTCCACGATGCCGGGGGTGCCGGGGATCGTCGTCCACCCCTCCGGTAGCTCGAGACGAACCGTGGCGGAGAGGGGCCCCGCGTTCGCCACGACCCGCGCTCGCACCTCCATCGGCGCCGCGGCCGGTTCCCCGGGCGACCCGCCGTCGCCCCCCGCACCGCCGTCGCCGCCGACCGGCACGATGCTCACGCCCGGCGCCAGGGAAACGGAAAGGACCGGCAGCGTCTCCACTCGCCGCGTCACGGAGCCGTAGGGCAACCGCGCGACGGAGGCCGTCACCGGAACCGTGTGCGCGATGACGTGCCCGCCGAGGGCGAGTTGGACGCCCGCCGCCAGCGCCGGCCGCCGCCACGGGAGATGCAGGTCCGCCGAGTCCGATACCTGGTAGTGGTTCTCCGACACGTCCCCGCGTCCGAAGTACGGTGCGGCGGGCGCGGCGGCCGGCATCCGGACCTCGATCGCCTCCGTCGAGCCGTCCGGCCGAACGGCGATCCGGCTCGGCGGCGCCAGGATCTCGCCGCCGCGGCTCGCGATCCAGGCCGTGACCCCGCCGCTCTCCACGGACTCCGGCGACTCGACCCGGAGGTGGACCGCAGCCGTTTGACCCGGCGCCAGGACGGCTTCGCCGCCGACCCCTGGGCCGCCCGCAAGCTCCGCGGACACGACGGTCCCGCTCGCCGCCCAAACGGCTTCCTCGAACTGTCGTTCCTTCAGCGAGAGGTGAAACCGCGTCTCCGGAGCGTCCGGCAGCGCCGCGATCGACGCGCGGACCCAGCCCAGCCCGCGGGCCAGGTCGGAAACGGCACGCCCCGGGTCGCGGAAGTCGAACGCCTCCGCCACGGCGCCGATGAGGCGGTCCAGTTCAGCGAGCAGTGAGTCCGCCTCGGGAGAGGACGCCTCGCTCAGGAGCGCGGGGAGTCCCCTCAGCGTCGAGTCGAGTCCCGCGAAGAACGAACCCGCGATTCCGGTCGCCGTCCCCGTCCCGCCGCCGGTGCCGGTGCCGGTGCCGGTGCCGTCAACGTGCTCGTAGAAATAGCGGCCGCCGCCCGTCCGCACGCGCCCAGCCGTCTGGGAACGCTGCAGGCCGAGCCCCCGGCTGGCCCAGCGCTGGTACGTATCGCCGAGCCACGGGCTCATCCCGGTCGCGTTCACCTCCACATCGTACGGTTCGTCGACGCGAACCCCTCCGCGGAAGGTGCGGAGGACCCGCCAGGGCCGGAGCCCCTCTTCGGATATCTGGCGCGGAAAGCGCGTAGGGTCCGCGGCCGCGGCCACGGCTTCCGGCGTCAGCAGCCCCGCCGCGTGGTGGTGGCCGTGCCCATCTCGCGCCGACCCGTGAAAGCGGCTCACGACAACGAGCGGCCGGTTGA
This window of the Candidatus Palauibacter australiensis genome carries:
- a CDS encoding Na+:solute symporter yields the protein MALTTLDWVVVCVYGAIVLAIGFGFARRAGGSVEDYFIAGRSLPWWLAGTSIAATWFATDAPLATAALVRRQGVYGNWLWWYEAAGILMLTFFYARLWRRAGVLTDAEVIEIRYGGAPARALRGFSAVYQGLLKNAVVMGWVMLAMVKFSRVLLGWDPAVTLAVCVGLALAYTVASGLWGVVVTDLLQFVAGMLGAITLAGIVLTRFGGPAAMADAVRAVPEAPPGALDLVPSAGTASSLEIVSFLCLIGILWLRSGQGDGYVAQRLFATRDERQAVKASLWFAFAGTVLLTWPWIVVGLGSLLVFPPTAMDPALAADPELAYPMMIRELMPAGLRGLMVATFLAAFMSTMDTHLCWGASYMVNDIYRRFLRKDRSERHYVAASRIMVVLLAVVAAGVAWQMDSIQRGWIYIIELTAGVALVWLLRWYWWRVNAWAEIAAMAGSVLLANGRVLVGALDPVLPAAAIRAADGFYAPEMDLIRAVVILVACTALWLAVVLVTRPESDEVLDRFYRRVHPGGWWRRVAERTGVRSTDPPASRMWPGFLLGALFVYASLLGIGYVLTGRAGAGALLIVVSLAAGAITVRIAHADTSPASSETSAPSRTSP
- a CDS encoding PIG-L family deacetylase, which produces MIDRRQPGLGVALPAAAVAVVATLAGAAAAAAQSDRARRAPDRVLAFPAPVGEERLDVDRGAMGAWYRIRKLATTASLLHITAHPDDEHAGMLTLASRGWGARTALLSLNRGEAGANAIGPELFDALGLIRTRELVLSGRYYGLDDLYFTTAVDYGYSKSVDEAFRSWDREAVLEDMVRVIRLNRPLVVVSRFHGSARDGHGHHHAAGLLTPEAVAAAADPTRFPRQISEEGLRPWRVLRTFRGGVRVDEPYDVEVNATGMSPWLGDTYQRWASRGLGLQRSQTAGRVRTGGGRYFYEHVDGTGTGTGTGGGTGTATGIAGSFFAGLDSTLRGLPALLSEASSPEADSLLAELDRLIGAVAEAFDFRDPGRAVSDLARGLGWVRASIAALPDAPETRFHLSLKERQFEEAVWAASGTVVSAELAGGPGVGGEAVLAPGQTAAVHLRVESPESVESGGVTAWIASRGGEILAPPSRIAVRPDGSTEAIEVRMPAAAPAAPYFGRGDVSENHYQVSDSADLHLPWRRPALAAGVQLALGGHVIAHTVPVTASVARLPYGSVTRRVETLPVLSVSLAPGVSIVPVGGDGGAGGDGGSPGEPAAAPMEVRARVVANAGPLSATVRLELPEGWTTIPGTPGIVEHDFSSPGEVMDAAFVIAPPAGWRGEAEVTAVARARGVDYRRGYRTIEHRDLPLARLWRPARMPVRSVPVTDLDGVRVGYVMGVGDEVPAGIEALGATVELLDEAALAELDAAAGADSSEEPGFQAIVVGTRAYAVREDLVEHNRRLLDYARRGGHLIVLYQTQEYVPSEMAPYPASLPRGAEEVSEEDAPVRLLRPDHPLMTAPNRLTEADFDGWIEQRGSKFFTEWDSAYTPLVETHDTGQAPQEGVWLTAPVGEGRFTYLALALHRQLPYGVPGAYRILSNVISWR